The following are from one region of the Stanieria cyanosphaera PCC 7437 genome:
- a CDS encoding phosphotransferase, with translation MTFVLSSQNVFEYLIEQNLCTPEEQTQSDIEYKYAKNFNLLVSLADQRKLLVKQERLNREGKTAGEFLREWRIQEFLQQFPELNQMRFWLSEAIHFNPEHSIIVFNYLDNYRDLTDFYIKENIFPTAIAENLGTILANIHRLTLDCQDYQNFFAQNQENQSKEKAFSLVQELGRISPEIFSSVPSDGLKFFALYQRYDSLGKAIAELSSSLVPCCLTHNDLKLNNILLSNDWEQEIDKDIVRLIDWERSGWGDPAFDVGSLIGSYLHLWLISLITSKAISIDESLRMATTPLEQIQPSLAALAKAYLVNFPEIVEHRPDFWQRVIQFAGLSLIYVIQSTLQYQKSFGNTGICTLQVAKSLLCRPEASIPTIFGIEASYFMSTSLSPA, from the coding sequence ATGACATTTGTATTAAGCTCTCAAAATGTTTTTGAATATTTAATTGAGCAAAATCTTTGTACTCCAGAAGAGCAAACTCAAAGTGACATAGAATACAAATATGCCAAAAACTTTAATTTATTAGTAAGTTTAGCCGATCAGCGCAAACTACTTGTCAAACAAGAACGTCTCAATCGAGAAGGAAAAACGGCTGGCGAATTTTTGCGCGAATGGCGAATTCAGGAATTTTTACAGCAATTTCCTGAACTAAACCAGATGCGCTTTTGGCTTTCAGAAGCAATCCATTTTAATCCAGAGCATTCGATTATTGTTTTTAACTATCTGGATAATTACCGTGATTTGACTGATTTTTACATCAAAGAGAATATTTTTCCTACAGCGATCGCAGAAAACCTTGGTACAATTCTAGCAAACATTCATCGTTTAACTTTAGATTGTCAAGACTATCAGAACTTTTTTGCTCAAAACCAAGAGAATCAATCTAAGGAGAAAGCCTTTTCTCTAGTTCAAGAGCTAGGACGAATTAGTCCAGAAATTTTTAGCTCTGTTCCCTCCGATGGACTGAAATTTTTTGCCCTCTATCAACGTTATGATAGCTTAGGAAAAGCGATCGCAGAACTTAGTTCTTCTCTAGTTCCCTGCTGTTTGACCCACAATGATCTGAAGTTAAACAATATTCTTTTGTCCAATGATTGGGAACAAGAGATAGATAAGGATATAGTGCGATTAATTGATTGGGAACGCTCTGGGTGGGGAGATCCCGCCTTTGATGTAGGTTCGTTGATTGGCAGTTATTTGCACCTATGGTTGATTAGTTTGATTACTAGTAAAGCAATTAGTATCGATGAGTCTTTACGGATGGCGACAACTCCACTCGAACAAATACAACCTTCTCTTGCTGCTTTAGCAAAAGCTTATCTGGTTAATTTTCCTGAAATTGTAGAGCATCGTCCTGATTTCTGGCAAAGGGTTATCCAATTTGCTGGTTTGAGTTTAATTTATGTCATTCAGTCAACGCTGCAATATCAAAAATCTTTTGGTAATACAGGTATTTGTACCCTTCAAGTAGCTAAGTCTTTGTTATGCCGTCCAGAAGCATCGATTCCGACAATTTTTGGGATAGAGGCATCCTACTTCATGTCGACTAGCTTATCTCCTGCTTAA
- a CDS encoding cysteine peptidase family C39 domain-containing protein, translating into MSVLLFIAGIALISGGLFGKKLASLGVDSDSVLKKHQKLLIGLLIAIALLLISLIIIDKFNLVTLLPKLFPTSFLLYLGAYYDKSILLTGFFCLGFLVGFELRAKSSRQQIRQLLVALGAISFALSVLLYFLQPVDRFLGKSLIRDNVVIQTTEYTCAPSAIATLARYTKISPQLTEKEAVKLTKTTISGTNTLTEIRAMKKLGMNPQYQTNLTIKDLINLNKPALLHVKEKNRNNQGVRFSHAVALLGIEPQQQLFIIGNPYYGLQIKTLDEMKNYWFGEAILVNL; encoded by the coding sequence ATGTCTGTTTTGTTGTTTATTGCTGGTATTGCTCTGATTAGTGGTGGTTTATTTGGAAAAAAATTAGCTAGTCTAGGAGTTGATTCAGATAGTGTTCTTAAAAAACATCAAAAACTTTTAATAGGATTATTAATTGCGATCGCCTTACTACTGATTAGTCTAATTATTATTGATAAATTTAATTTGGTTACACTGTTACCCAAACTTTTTCCCACCAGCTTTTTATTATATTTGGGTGCGTATTATGATAAAAGTATTCTTTTAACAGGATTTTTTTGCTTGGGTTTTTTGGTTGGTTTTGAGTTAAGGGCAAAATCTTCTCGTCAACAAATTCGTCAATTATTGGTAGCACTAGGCGCAATAAGTTTTGCTTTAAGTGTACTATTGTATTTTTTACAACCAGTTGATCGCTTTCTTGGTAAATCATTAATTAGAGATAATGTCGTCATTCAAACTACTGAATATACTTGCGCTCCTTCTGCGATCGCAACTTTAGCTCGTTATACAAAAATATCTCCTCAATTAACAGAAAAAGAAGCAGTAAAGTTAACCAAAACAACTATTTCTGGTACTAATACTTTAACTGAGATTCGAGCAATGAAAAAGTTGGGCATGAACCCTCAATATCAAACTAATTTAACTATCAAAGATTTAATTAATTTAAATAAACCAGCTTTACTTCATGTCAAAGAAAAAAATAGAAATAATCAAGGAGTAAGATTTTCCCACGCAGTAGCATTGCTAGGTATCGAGCCTCAACAACAATTATTTATCATTGGCAATCCTTATTATGGATTACAAATTAAAACTCTTGACGAGATGAAAAATTATTGGTTTGGTGAAGCTATTTTAGTTAATTTATAA
- a CDS encoding GlsB/YeaQ/YmgE family stress response membrane protein — MGIIAWIVLGLIAGALAKLIYPGHQGGGIFATIGLGILGALVGGYLGQVLLGSSGAAAASAGALTIPSIIFAVLGAMILIFIWGLITRRAA; from the coding sequence ATGGGTATTATCGCTTGGATAGTATTAGGATTAATTGCAGGCGCTTTGGCTAAATTAATTTATCCAGGTCATCAAGGTGGTGGTATTTTCGCTACGATTGGCTTAGGAATTTTAGGTGCATTAGTAGGCGGTTATCTAGGTCAAGTATTATTAGGAAGCTCGGGAGCAGCAGCAGCTTCAGCAGGAGCTTTAACTATTCCTAGCATTATTTTTGCCGTTTTAGGAGCTATGATTTTAATCTTTATTTGGGGTTTAATTACCCGCCGTGCTGCTTAA
- a CDS encoding GlsB/YeaQ/YmgE family stress response membrane protein, which translates to MGIIAWIVLGLIAGAIAKLIYPGSQGGGIFATIGLGILGALVGGYLGQVLLGSSGAAAASVGALTIPSIIFAVLGSLLLIFIWGLITRRAA; encoded by the coding sequence ATGGGTATTATTGCTTGGATTGTATTAGGATTAATTGCAGGTGCTATTGCTAAATTAATTTATCCAGGTTCTCAAGGTGGTGGTATTTTCGCTACGATTGGCTTAGGAATTTTAGGTGCATTAGTAGGCGGTTATCTAGGTCAAGTATTATTAGGAAGCTCAGGGGCAGCAGCAGCTTCAGTAGGAGCTTTAACTATTCCTAGCATTATTTTTGCCGTTCTTGGTTCGCTATTATTAATCTTTATTTGGGGTTTAATTACCCGTCGTGCTGCTTAA
- a CDS encoding DUF6679 family protein, giving the protein MSLLRAKVFMENKLKELMGKPNVWLYVKSSNGWIKNVEILEVNHETVTFRYEHESEVESKVWEKTTRLENIVEVDLRVLTVPKDKQQSENMRQRLTRLLEQE; this is encoded by the coding sequence TTGTCTCTACTTCGAGCCAAAGTTTTTATGGAAAACAAACTAAAAGAATTAATGGGTAAGCCCAATGTCTGGCTTTATGTCAAAAGCAGCAATGGCTGGATTAAAAATGTGGAAATTCTTGAGGTCAATCATGAAACAGTAACATTTCGTTACGAACATGAATCGGAAGTCGAAAGTAAAGTTTGGGAAAAAACCACCAGACTTGAGAATATTGTCGAAGTAGATCTTCGTGTGCTTACTGTGCCTAAAGATAAGCAGCAGAGCGAAAATATGAGACAAAGATTGACTCGACTTCTTGAGCAAGAATAA
- a CDS encoding glycine zipper family protein codes for MEVIPRKRGVGLFSDRRQVELAVSKLKNSGFPMEQVAIIVRNAQQEQEIHGIEVQDYRGNHTQEGAVTGILTGGAIGSITGLLVGLGVLAIPGIGPILLAGAEATALVTALAGGTIGGVTGGLVGALIGLGIPETRVKIYRDGILNGDYLIVIDGTESQLVEAQHILDRYDIEEWKIYEGVHQSQPDPESRLNLNSLNSTISEPPKQPQKINNPEIEPRETHEIIEAENLVNQIDYEPKNINHTQLETNEIIEVKPLQNQVDYEPKNIRNTQLETNEIIKEKPLQNQVNYELKTNTQTQVTPDNSIFPATEETTYEPNPQLTKSRIARPVKIINNKPKVIIVDLRD; via the coding sequence ATGGAAGTAATACCTAGAAAAAGAGGAGTAGGACTCTTTAGCGATCGCAGACAAGTAGAATTAGCAGTTTCAAAGCTAAAAAATTCAGGCTTTCCAATGGAACAGGTTGCGATTATTGTCCGCAACGCTCAACAAGAACAAGAGATTCACGGAATTGAGGTTCAAGATTATCGAGGTAATCATACACAAGAAGGCGCAGTCACAGGTATTTTAACTGGTGGTGCAATTGGTAGTATTACTGGTTTATTAGTTGGCTTAGGTGTGTTGGCAATTCCTGGGATTGGACCGATTTTATTAGCTGGAGCAGAAGCAACCGCATTGGTGACAGCTTTAGCAGGAGGAACAATTGGTGGAGTTACTGGCGGATTAGTTGGCGCATTAATTGGTTTAGGAATTCCTGAAACAAGAGTAAAAATTTATCGAGATGGAATTCTTAACGGAGATTATTTAATTGTTATTGATGGTACAGAATCCCAACTAGTTGAGGCTCAACATATTCTTGATCGTTATGACATTGAAGAATGGAAAATTTATGAAGGGGTGCATCAATCTCAACCCGATCCCGAGTCTAGATTGAACTTAAACTCATTGAATTCAACTATTTCTGAACCTCCTAAACAGCCACAAAAAATTAATAATCCAGAAATTGAACCAAGAGAAACTCATGAAATAATTGAAGCAGAAAATCTTGTCAATCAGATTGATTATGAACCAAAAAATATTAACCATACTCAACTAGAAACCAATGAAATAATTGAAGTAAAACCTTTACAAAATCAAGTCGATTATGAACCAAAAAATATTAGGAATACTCAACTAGAAACCAATGAAATAATTAAAGAAAAACCTTTACAAAATCAGGTAAATTATGAACTAAAAACTAATACTCAGACTCAAGTAACACCAGACAATTCAATCTTTCCTGCAACTGAAGAAACTACTTACGAACCTAATCCGCAGCTTACAAAAAGTCGGATTGCTCGTCCAGTTAAAATTATTAATAACAAACCAAAAGTAATTATTGTCGATCTGCGTGATTAA
- a CDS encoding DUF2382 domain-containing protein, producing the protein MVLAKITDVYPNYKDDIFGGDDIKKFSVYSYTNDKIGSVHDILVDETGRFRYFVIDTGFWIFGKKVLLPVGRANVDYGQERIYAIGLTEEQANQLPEYNENMTVDYDYEERVRSTYRTGVESPDMTAATAGASVGATATNYDRNTYRYDNEPTFYQLSDRDHGNLRQYQQSLMSHRNNFRTTAGRGLYKIRDIYPDYRNIFDNDDLLDYSFYSDTDEKVGSVKDILVDSEGNFRYFVVDTGIWIFGKKIIIPVGRVRIDRAQQRLYGVGLTKEQAEHLPEYDDDMTVDYDYEERVRSVYRTAPRTTTASTTTTSYDRDTYGYDREPALYNMSERDHQNLKLYEERLVANKERLRAGSVSVGKRVETKTAEVSVPVEKERVVIERHSPTESVPVTPGEAAFQEGEVARVEVYEETADIEKQAFVREEVSIRKEVEQDTVTASETVRREELELDADGNPIIERR; encoded by the coding sequence ATGGTTTTAGCGAAAATTACCGATGTCTATCCTAATTATAAGGACGATATCTTTGGCGGTGACGATATCAAAAAATTCTCTGTATATAGCTATACTAACGATAAAATCGGTTCTGTCCACGATATCTTAGTTGATGAAACAGGTCGTTTCCGTTATTTTGTAATTGATACAGGTTTCTGGATTTTTGGTAAAAAAGTACTCTTACCAGTAGGACGTGCCAATGTAGATTATGGTCAAGAACGCATCTATGCAATCGGTTTAACCGAAGAACAGGCTAATCAATTGCCTGAATACAATGAAAACATGACTGTTGACTATGATTACGAAGAAAGGGTAAGAAGTACCTATCGTACGGGAGTCGAATCTCCTGACATGACTGCTGCTACTGCTGGAGCATCTGTTGGTGCGACAGCTACCAATTATGACCGCAATACCTACCGTTATGATAACGAACCAACCTTTTATCAATTAAGCGATCGCGATCATGGCAATCTTCGTCAGTATCAACAGAGTTTAATGTCTCATCGCAATAATTTCCGTACTACTGCGGGAAGAGGTTTATATAAAATCAGAGATATTTATCCAGACTATCGCAACATTTTTGACAACGACGACTTACTAGATTATTCCTTCTACAGTGATACTGATGAAAAAGTCGGTTCGGTCAAAGATATTTTAGTTGATTCAGAAGGTAATTTCCGATACTTTGTAGTAGATACTGGTATTTGGATTTTTGGTAAAAAGATTATCATTCCTGTTGGTCGGGTTCGGATCGACCGCGCTCAACAACGTCTTTATGGAGTAGGTTTAACTAAAGAACAAGCAGAACATTTACCCGAATACGACGATGACATGACCGTTGACTACGACTACGAAGAGCGAGTCAGAAGCGTCTATCGTACCGCACCTCGGACTACTACTGCTAGTACAACAACCACTAGCTATGACCGCGATACCTACGGATATGACCGCGAACCTGCGTTGTACAATATGAGTGAGCGCGATCATCAAAATCTTAAACTCTATGAAGAGCGTTTAGTTGCTAACAAAGAACGTCTTCGTGCTGGTTCAGTTTCAGTAGGTAAACGAGTTGAAACTAAAACCGCAGAAGTTTCTGTTCCTGTAGAAAAAGAGCGAGTTGTAATTGAACGTCATAGTCCCACTGAAAGTGTACCAGTTACACCAGGGGAAGCTGCTTTCCAAGAAGGTGAAGTTGCTCGTGTAGAAGTTTACGAAGAAACTGCTGACATTGAAAAGCAAGCTTTCGTTCGTGAAGAAGTATCAATTCGCAAAGAAGTAGAACAAGATACTGTGACCGCTAGTGAAACAGTTCGTCGTGAAGAATTAGAGTTAGATGCGGATGGTAACCCGATCATTGAACGAAGATAA
- a CDS encoding YsnF/AvaK domain-containing protein yields the protein MNMNYINRQAQRTELSLLLAQLNQQLISYQIVDYYGKIFATIKDFYYDSQKHINLLVNLITSKSESELRQINFELIQKVNLPQKQIVVNLSPEQFEQLPLYQPSLREQQSERTAMNHNKDEFERTIPLLEERLLVNRRQHKAGEIVVRKQIETRIIEVPLRREILIIEQVEPENKLLATIDLEEETINQSNFNHQGVKATEYLVRGEFESIEAANQILHKISQLPISDRQKIRIEIVADSPQQQAIYQQVMSNYQTT from the coding sequence ATGAACATGAACTATATTAATAGACAAGCTCAAAGAACAGAGCTTAGTTTATTATTGGCACAATTAAATCAACAATTAATTTCTTATCAAATAGTTGATTATTATGGTAAGATTTTCGCAACTATTAAAGATTTTTACTACGATAGTCAAAAACACATTAATTTATTAGTTAATTTAATAACATCTAAGTCAGAATCTGAATTGAGACAAATAAATTTTGAATTAATTCAAAAAGTAAATTTACCTCAGAAACAAATAGTAGTTAATTTAAGTCCTGAACAATTTGAACAACTACCTCTTTATCAACCATCACTTCGAGAGCAACAATCAGAAAGAACAGCAATGAATCATAATAAAGATGAATTTGAGCGCACAATTCCTTTATTAGAAGAAAGATTACTAGTTAATCGTCGTCAACACAAAGCTGGTGAAATTGTTGTTCGTAAGCAGATTGAAACGCGGATAATAGAAGTTCCCTTGCGTCGAGAAATTTTAATTATTGAGCAAGTAGAACCAGAAAATAAATTACTGGCGACAATTGATTTGGAAGAAGAAACAATTAATCAATCAAACTTTAATCATCAAGGAGTCAAAGCAACTGAATATTTAGTTAGAGGTGAATTTGAATCTATTGAAGCAGCCAATCAGATTCTGCACAAAATTAGTCAACTTCCTATAAGCGATCGCCAAAAAATTAGAATAGAAATAGTTGCAGATAGTCCTCAACAACAAGCAATCTACCAACAAGTAATGTCTAATTATCAAACAACTTGA